The following coding sequences lie in one Azospirillum humicireducens genomic window:
- a CDS encoding elongation factor G codes for MPHTQIRTARCAALVGPYLAGKTTLLESLLFAAGAVTRKGSVRDGNAVGDNSPEAKARSMSTELNVASFDYLGERWSILDCPGSVELAGEAQAALMAADIAIVVAEAAPEKAVLLAPLFKVLDDHRIPHLLFINKIDTLGDLRVRDVVAAYQEVSARKLVLREVPLRENGQITGLVDLVSERAWRFNPHKPSDLVALPDSVRDREAEARQAMLESAADFDDALLEKLLEDMAPDSAELYETLAHELADDLIVPVFFGSAENGNGIRRLLKALRHDGPEVGVAAARLGIPSDTMVAAQVVKTMMGSHAGKLSLARIWRGTVTDGMTLGGERVSGIFQLFGRDQTKVPQAAAGDLVALGRLEKAATGDRLTEKADLGPPADWPAAAPPVHGLALRAENRNDEVKLSAALQKLREEDPSLTLDQSPETGELVLWGQGDVHLKLAMDRLRSRFNVAVKGQPPQVPYKETIRKGTGHHARFKRQTGGHGQFADIHVEIRPLPRGSGIQFEDAVVGGAVPRQYIPAVEAGVREAAVRGPLGFPVVDFAVRLTGGQFHAVDSSDMAFKTVARQAMAEALPACEPVLLEPILTVTIAVPSAFTPKVQRLVSGRRGQLLGFDARPGWPGWDEVKACMPQADMQDLIVELRSLTFGVGSYSAEFDRLQEVVGKAADRAVEIRRDMLAAQ; via the coding sequence ATGCCGCATACGCAAATCCGGACGGCGCGCTGCGCGGCGCTGGTCGGCCCCTATCTCGCCGGCAAGACGACGCTGCTCGAAAGCCTGCTGTTCGCGGCGGGGGCCGTCACCCGCAAGGGCAGCGTGCGCGACGGCAACGCCGTGGGCGACAATTCGCCGGAGGCGAAGGCCCGGTCGATGAGCACCGAGTTGAACGTCGCCTCCTTCGATTACCTGGGCGAACGCTGGTCGATCCTGGATTGCCCCGGCTCGGTGGAGCTGGCGGGCGAGGCGCAGGCGGCGCTGATGGCCGCCGACATCGCCATCGTGGTGGCGGAGGCGGCGCCGGAGAAGGCGGTCCTGCTGGCCCCGCTGTTCAAGGTGCTGGACGACCACCGCATCCCGCATCTGCTGTTCATCAACAAGATCGACACGCTGGGCGACCTGCGGGTGCGCGACGTCGTCGCCGCCTATCAGGAGGTCTCGGCCCGCAAGCTGGTCCTGCGCGAGGTGCCGCTGCGCGAGAACGGCCAGATCACCGGGCTGGTCGATCTGGTCAGCGAACGCGCCTGGCGCTTCAACCCGCACAAGCCGTCCGATCTGGTGGCCTTGCCGGACAGCGTCCGCGACCGGGAGGCGGAGGCGCGGCAGGCGATGCTGGAATCGGCCGCCGACTTCGACGACGCCCTGCTGGAAAAGCTGCTGGAGGACATGGCCCCCGACAGCGCGGAGCTGTACGAAACGCTGGCGCATGAGCTGGCCGACGACCTGATCGTCCCGGTCTTCTTCGGATCGGCGGAGAACGGCAACGGCATCCGCCGCCTGCTGAAGGCTCTGCGCCACGACGGGCCGGAGGTCGGCGTCGCCGCCGCGCGCCTCGGTATCCCGTCGGATACGATGGTGGCGGCCCAGGTGGTCAAGACGATGATGGGTTCCCATGCCGGCAAGCTCAGCCTCGCCCGCATCTGGCGCGGCACCGTCACCGACGGCATGACGCTGGGGGGAGAGCGGGTGTCCGGCATCTTCCAGCTGTTCGGACGCGACCAGACCAAGGTGCCGCAGGCGGCGGCGGGCGATCTCGTGGCGCTCGGCCGGCTGGAGAAGGCGGCGACCGGCGACCGCCTGACCGAGAAGGCCGATCTCGGCCCGCCCGCCGACTGGCCGGCCGCCGCACCGCCGGTGCATGGGCTGGCGCTGCGCGCCGAAAACCGCAATGACGAGGTGAAGCTGTCCGCCGCCCTGCAGAAGCTGCGGGAGGAGGACCCGTCCCTGACTCTCGACCAGTCGCCTGAAACCGGCGAGCTGGTGCTGTGGGGCCAGGGCGACGTGCATCTGAAGCTGGCGATGGACCGGCTGCGCAGCCGCTTCAATGTCGCGGTGAAGGGCCAGCCGCCGCAGGTTCCCTACAAGGAGACGATCCGCAAGGGCACCGGCCACCACGCCCGCTTCAAGCGCCAGACCGGCGGCCACGGCCAGTTCGCCGACATCCATGTGGAGATCCGGCCGCTGCCGCGCGGATCGGGCATCCAGTTCGAGGATGCGGTGGTCGGCGGCGCCGTGCCGCGCCAGTACATCCCGGCGGTGGAGGCCGGCGTGCGCGAGGCGGCGGTGCGCGGACCGCTGGGCTTCCCGGTGGTGGACTTCGCCGTGAGGCTGACCGGCGGCCAGTTCCATGCCGTCGACAGTTCCGACATGGCCTTCAAGACGGTGGCAAGGCAGGCGATGGCGGAAGCCCTGCCGGCCTGCGAGCCGGTGCTGCTGGAGCCGATCCTGACCGTCACAATCGCGGTGCCCAGCGCCTTCACGCCCAAGGTGCAGCGTCTGGTCAGCGGCCGGCGCGGCCAGCTTCTGGGCTTCGACGCGCGGCCGGGCTGGCCCGGCTGGGACGAGGTGAAGGCATGCATGCCGCAGGCCGACATGCAGGACCTGATCGTCGAGCTGAGGTCGCTGACCTTCGGCGTCGGCAGCTACAGCGCCGAGTTCGACCGCCTGCAGGAGGTGGTCGGCAAGGCCGCCGACCGCGCGGTGGAAATCCGCCGGGACATGCTGGCGGCGCAATGA
- a CDS encoding TOBE domain-containing protein yields MKLSARNQLKGTVIAVEKGPVSAKVKIDIGGGTIITSTVTSETVDELGLADGDSVTAIIKASDVLIGK; encoded by the coding sequence ATGAAACTCAGCGCACGCAATCAATTGAAGGGTACGGTCATCGCGGTGGAGAAGGGGCCGGTCTCGGCGAAGGTGAAGATCGATATCGGCGGCGGCACCATCATCACCTCCACCGTCACCAGCGAGACGGTCGATGAACTGGGCCTTGCCGACGGCGACAGCGTCACGGCGATCATCAAGGCGTCGGACGTCCTGATCGGGAAGTGA
- a CDS encoding c-type cytochrome: MFSRIVLAASAALMLTGGVALAQDVIQTRKAGFEDYKKAMGEIKDAVGKGDLAAVGPVADRIDAFAAKIPSLFPPGSDKGKTAAKEVIWANFPDFTAKAQDLQAGAKALKVAAASGDKAATGKAFGAMADNCKACHQRYRSE, from the coding sequence GTGTTTTCCCGTATCGTGCTTGCGGCGTCCGCCGCGCTGATGCTGACCGGCGGCGTCGCCCTGGCCCAGGACGTCATCCAGACCCGCAAGGCCGGGTTCGAGGACTACAAGAAGGCGATGGGCGAGATCAAGGACGCGGTCGGCAAGGGCGATCTGGCCGCCGTCGGTCCGGTGGCCGACCGCATCGACGCCTTCGCCGCCAAGATCCCCAGCCTGTTCCCGCCCGGCTCCGACAAGGGCAAGACCGCGGCCAAGGAAGTGATCTGGGCGAATTTCCCGGACTTCACCGCCAAGGCGCAGGATCTGCAGGCCGGCGCCAAGGCGCTGAAGGTCGCCGCCGCCTCGGGCGACAAGGCGGCGACGGGCAAGGCGTTCGGCGCCATGGCCGACAACTGCAAGGCTTGCCACCAGCGCTACCGCTCGGAATAA
- a CDS encoding cytochrome-c peroxidase: protein MHAQSGHRPAAALKGLLVATAAALGILAATAGTAPAADPPASNPAASNQVGAGDALMGRARELFKPLPATLPAIRNNAVTREKIDLGKMLFFDPRLSASGIFSCNSCHNLGLGGVDGLETSVGHGWQKGPRNAPTVLNAVLNVAQFWDGRAEDLKAQAKGPIQAGVEMNSTPDRVMAVLNSIPAYKAKFADAFPNEKDPVTFDNVAMAIEAFEATLTTPAAPFDQYLEGKADALTDGQKAGLELFIDKGCAGCHNGVNVGGHDYFPFGVVTRPGAEILPPGDKGRFAVTKTADDEYVFRAPTLRNVTLTAPYFHSGKVWDLRQAVAVMGSSQLGATLSDQEIDKITAFLTTLTGQQPRVEYPLLPASTPATPQPVFK from the coding sequence ATGCACGCACAATCCGGACATCGTCCGGCCGCAGCGCTGAAAGGCCTGCTGGTCGCGACCGCCGCCGCCCTGGGCATCCTTGCCGCGACCGCCGGCACGGCGCCGGCCGCCGATCCGCCTGCCTCCAATCCGGCCGCCTCCAATCAGGTCGGGGCCGGCGACGCCCTGATGGGCCGTGCGCGCGAACTGTTCAAGCCGCTGCCCGCCACCCTGCCGGCCATCCGCAACAACGCGGTCACGCGCGAGAAGATCGACCTGGGCAAGATGCTGTTCTTCGATCCGCGGCTGTCGGCCAGCGGTATCTTCTCGTGCAACAGCTGCCACAATCTGGGGTTGGGCGGTGTCGACGGGCTGGAGACCTCGGTCGGCCATGGCTGGCAGAAGGGGCCGCGCAACGCGCCGACCGTGCTGAACGCCGTATTGAACGTCGCCCAGTTCTGGGACGGCCGGGCGGAGGATCTCAAGGCCCAGGCCAAGGGGCCGATCCAGGCCGGCGTGGAGATGAACAGCACGCCCGACCGCGTGATGGCCGTGCTGAACAGCATCCCCGCCTACAAGGCCAAGTTCGCCGATGCTTTCCCGAACGAGAAGGACCCGGTCACCTTCGACAATGTCGCCATGGCGATCGAGGCGTTCGAAGCGACGCTGACAACGCCGGCCGCCCCCTTCGACCAGTATCTGGAGGGCAAGGCCGACGCACTGACCGATGGGCAGAAGGCCGGGTTGGAGCTGTTCATCGACAAGGGCTGCGCCGGCTGCCACAACGGCGTCAATGTCGGCGGCCATGATTACTTCCCCTTCGGCGTGGTGACCAGGCCGGGGGCGGAGATCCTGCCGCCGGGCGACAAGGGCCGCTTCGCCGTCACCAAGACCGCCGACGACGAATATGTCTTCCGCGCGCCCACCCTGCGCAACGTCACGCTGACCGCCCCCTATTTCCATTCCGGCAAGGTGTGGGATCTGCGTCAGGCGGTGGCGGTGATGGGGTCGAGCCAGCTCGGCGCCACCCTGTCCGACCAGGAGATCGACAAGATCACCGCCTTCCTGACGACGCTGACCGGCCAGCAGCCGCGCGTCGAGTATCCGCTGCTGCCGGCCAGCACGCCGGCCACGCCGCAGCCCGTGTTCAAGTAA
- a CDS encoding cytochrome b/b6 domain-containing protein produces the protein MTSAGNTAEHCEDRAMASGHTATREKHRREVRVWDLPTRLFHWALVAAVAVAILSAELGVLSIHMFAGETVLILVLFRLVWGVVGSQTARFSDFVKGPGAILDYLRRSRAGGEAAFTLGHNPLGALMVVALLLILLVQASSGLFTSDDILVDGPLVPMVSSATVAALSSVHRLLANGIFVLVGLHVAAVFFYLLVKKDNLIRPMVTGRKSLPGRLATAEPRRAPAALALAILAASAGLVFLVLRAAG, from the coding sequence ATGACAAGTGCCGGAAATACGGCCGAACACTGTGAGGATCGAGCGATGGCAAGTGGTCATACCGCGACTCGGGAGAAACATCGGCGTGAGGTTCGGGTCTGGGACCTGCCAACGCGGTTGTTTCATTGGGCGCTGGTCGCCGCGGTGGCTGTCGCGATTCTGTCGGCCGAGCTTGGTGTGCTTTCCATTCATATGTTTGCAGGAGAAACAGTCCTGATCCTGGTGCTGTTCCGGCTGGTCTGGGGCGTGGTGGGCAGCCAGACCGCGCGCTTTTCCGATTTCGTGAAGGGGCCGGGCGCCATCCTGGACTATCTGAGGCGGTCGCGGGCGGGTGGGGAAGCCGCCTTTACCCTGGGCCACAACCCGCTGGGCGCGCTGATGGTGGTGGCGCTGCTGTTGATCCTGCTGGTCCAGGCGTCGAGCGGCCTGTTCACCAGCGACGACATCCTGGTCGACGGGCCGCTGGTGCCGATGGTTTCCAGCGCCACGGTGGCCGCGTTGAGCTCGGTCCACCGCCTGCTGGCCAACGGCATCTTCGTGCTGGTCGGGCTGCATGTGGCGGCCGTGTTCTTCTATCTGCTGGTCAAGAAGGACAATCTGATCCGGCCGATGGTGACCGGTCGCAAGAGCCTGCCCGGCCGCCTCGCGACGGCGGAGCCGCGGCGCGCCCCGGCGGCACTGGCGCTGGCGATCCTGGCCGCGTCGGCCGGACTGGTCTTCCTGGTGCTGCGCGCCGCCGGCTGA
- a CDS encoding DUF4170 domain-containing protein, with the protein MPDKQLLHLVFGGELVRPDSDQFVDPSKLHIVGIFPSYEEAYKAWRGATGQTIDDAHTRYYIVHLHRFLDPAADDHKH; encoded by the coding sequence ATGCCCGACAAACAGCTCCTCCACCTCGTGTTCGGCGGCGAACTCGTGCGTCCGGACTCGGACCAGTTCGTCGATCCGTCGAAGCTGCACATCGTCGGCATCTTCCCGAGCTACGAGGAGGCCTACAAGGCATGGCGCGGCGCCACCGGCCAGACCATCGACGACGCCCACACCCGCTACTACATCGTCCATCTGCACCGCTTCCTCGATCCGGCGGCGGACGACCACAAGCACTGA
- a CDS encoding metallophosphoesterase family protein, with the protein MTVYFTSDTHFGHGGARGRFRRPFDSTAEMDAAMEANWNATVGPGDEVWHLGDFALHMRPEAMAELLGRLNGTKHLIVGNNDGPATLALPGWSSVRHYAELTLDGVDLVMCHYAFRTWNGMHRKALNLHGHSHGQLKPQPRQIDVGVDVWSFRPVTLAELTVPRQRRKTVTGKEAPP; encoded by the coding sequence ATGACGGTCTATTTCACTTCCGATACCCATTTCGGCCATGGCGGCGCCCGCGGGCGCTTCCGCCGCCCCTTCGACTCCACGGCCGAGATGGACGCGGCGATGGAGGCCAACTGGAACGCCACCGTCGGCCCCGGCGACGAGGTCTGGCACCTCGGCGACTTCGCCCTGCACATGCGGCCGGAGGCCATGGCGGAGCTGCTCGGCCGGCTGAACGGCACCAAACATCTGATCGTCGGCAACAATGACGGCCCGGCCACGCTGGCACTGCCCGGCTGGTCCAGCGTTCGGCACTACGCCGAACTGACGCTGGACGGCGTCGACCTGGTGATGTGCCATTACGCCTTCCGCACCTGGAACGGCATGCACCGCAAGGCGCTGAACCTGCACGGCCACAGTCACGGCCAATTGAAGCCGCAGCCGCGGCAGATCGATGTCGGCGTCGATGTCTGGAGTTTCCGCCCCGTCACCCTGGCCGAACTGACCGTCCCGCGCCAGAGGCGCAAGACGGTGACCGGCAAGGAAGCGCCCCCCTGA